From one Eptesicus fuscus isolate TK198812 chromosome 21, DD_ASM_mEF_20220401, whole genome shotgun sequence genomic stretch:
- the ETFB gene encoding electron transfer flavoprotein subunit beta, translated as MAELRALVAVKRVIDFAVKIRVKPDKTGVVTDGVKHSMNPFCEIAVEEAVRLKEKKLVKEIIAVSCGPSQCQETLRTALAMGADRGIHVEVPAAEAERLGPLQVARVLAKLAEKEKVGLVLLGKQAIDDDCNQTGQMTAGFLDWPQGTFASQLTLEGDKVKVEREVDGGLETVRLKMPAVVTADLRLNEPRYATLPNIMKAKKKKIEVLKAGDLGVDLTSKLTVVSVEDPPQRTAGVKVETTEDLVAKLKEIGRI; from the exons ATGGCGGAGCTGCGCGCGCTGGTGGCTGTCAAGAGGGTCATCGACTTCGCCGTGAAG ATCCGAGTGAAGCCTGACAAGACGGGTGTGGTCACCGATGGCGTGAAGCACTCCATGAACCCCTTCTGCGAGATCGCCGTGGAGGAGGCCGTGCGGCTCAAGGAGAAGAAGCTGGTGAAGGAGATCATCGCTGTCAGCTGCGGGCCCAGCCAGTGCCAG gAGACCCTCCGCACTGCCCTGGCCATGGGCGCAGACCGAGGCATCCACGTGGAGGTGCCGGCTGCAGAGGCGGAACgcctgggtcccctgcaggtGGCCCGGGTCCTGGCCAAGCTGGCAGAGAAGGAGAAGGTGGGCCTGGTGCTGCTGGGCAAGCAG GCCATTGATGATGACTGTAACCAGACGGGGCAGATGACTGCTGGGTTTCTGGACTGGCCACAG GGCACCTTTGCCTCCCAGTTGACGCTGGAAGGGGACAAGGTGAAGGTGGAGCGGGAGGTTGATGGAGGCCTGGAGACCGTGCGCCTGAAGATGCCTGCCGTGGTGACCGCCGACCTGCGGCTCAATGAGCCCCGGTATGCCACGCTGCCCAACATCATG AAAGCCAAGAAGAAGAAGATCGAGGTGCTCAAGGCTGGGGACCTGGGCGTGGACCTGACCTCCAAGCTCACTGTGGTGAGTGTGGAGGACCCGCCCCAGCGCACGGCTGGCGTCAAGGTGGAGACCACGGAGGACCTGGTGGCCAAGCTGAAGGAGATCGGGCGGATTTGA
- the CLDND2 gene encoding claudin domain-containing protein 2 isoform X2, with the protein MGVKRSLQCGGTLLGLLANISTVLSTATNFWIRFPTGHSGLWQECTQGTCSNMPCQSTLAVTGACMVLGAAFSLVGLVMALRILCQEGNPRGRTTSAVFFLCGYTLKNAWKNDVFFSWSYFSGWLAVPFYILAGFCFLLADMILQSTEAIGGFPVCL; encoded by the exons ATGGGGGTGAAGCGGAGCCTTCAGTGCGGGGGCACCCTGCTGGGCCTCTTGGCCAACATCTCCACGGTGCTCTCCACGGCCACCAACTTCTGGATCCGCTTCCCCACGGGACACAGCGGCCTGTGGCAGGAGTGTACCCAGGGCACCTGCTCTAACATGCCCTGCCAGT CCACGCTGGCGGTGACCGGGGCGTGCATGGTGCTGGGGGCCGCCTTCAGCCTCGTGGGCTTGGTGATGGCGCTGCGGATCCTGTGTCAGGAGGGCAACCCGCGGGGCCGGACCACGAGCGCTGTCTTCTTCCTCTGCG GCTACACCTTGAAGAACGCGTGGAAAAACGACGTCTTCTTCTCCTGGTCCTATTTTTCGGGGTGGCTGGCGGTACCGTTCTATATTCTCGCGG gCTTCTGCTTTCTGCTGGCGGACATGATCCTGCAGAGCACGGAGGCCATCGGCGGGTTCCCCGTGTGCTTGTGA
- the CLDND2 gene encoding claudin domain-containing protein 2 isoform X1 — MGVKRSLQCGGTLLGLLANISTVLSTATNFWIRFPTGHSGLWQECTQGTCSNMPCQSTLAVTGACMVLGAAFSLVGLVMALRILCQEGNPRGRTTSAVFFLCGLLLLIALTGYTLKNAWKNDVFFSWSYFSGWLAVPFYILAGFCFLLADMILQSTEAIGGFPVCL; from the exons ATGGGGGTGAAGCGGAGCCTTCAGTGCGGGGGCACCCTGCTGGGCCTCTTGGCCAACATCTCCACGGTGCTCTCCACGGCCACCAACTTCTGGATCCGCTTCCCCACGGGACACAGCGGCCTGTGGCAGGAGTGTACCCAGGGCACCTGCTCTAACATGCCCTGCCAGT CCACGCTGGCGGTGACCGGGGCGTGCATGGTGCTGGGGGCCGCCTTCAGCCTCGTGGGCTTGGTGATGGCGCTGCGGATCCTGTGTCAGGAGGGCAACCCGCGGGGCCGGACCACGAGCGCTGTCTTCTTCCTCTGCG gcctcctGCTGCTGATCGCTCTGACAGGCTACACCTTGAAGAACGCGTGGAAAAACGACGTCTTCTTCTCCTGGTCCTATTTTTCGGGGTGGCTGGCGGTACCGTTCTATATTCTCGCGG gCTTCTGCTTTCTGCTGGCGGACATGATCCTGCAGAGCACGGAGGCCATCGGCGGGTTCCCCGTGTGCTTGTGA
- the CLDND2 gene encoding claudin domain-containing protein 2 isoform X3 codes for MGVKRSLQCGGTLLGLLANISTVLSTATNFWIRFPTGHSGLWQECTQGTCSNMPCQSTLAVTGACMVLGAAFSLVGLVMALRILCQEGNPRGRTTSAVFFLCGLLLLIALTGYTLKNAWKNDVFFSWSYFSGWLAASAFCWRT; via the exons ATGGGGGTGAAGCGGAGCCTTCAGTGCGGGGGCACCCTGCTGGGCCTCTTGGCCAACATCTCCACGGTGCTCTCCACGGCCACCAACTTCTGGATCCGCTTCCCCACGGGACACAGCGGCCTGTGGCAGGAGTGTACCCAGGGCACCTGCTCTAACATGCCCTGCCAGT CCACGCTGGCGGTGACCGGGGCGTGCATGGTGCTGGGGGCCGCCTTCAGCCTCGTGGGCTTGGTGATGGCGCTGCGGATCCTGTGTCAGGAGGGCAACCCGCGGGGCCGGACCACGAGCGCTGTCTTCTTCCTCTGCG gcctcctGCTGCTGATCGCTCTGACAGGCTACACCTTGAAGAACGCGTGGAAAAACGACGTCTTCTTCTCCTGGTCCTATTTTTCGGGGTGGCTGGCG gCTTCTGCTTTCTGCTGGCGGACATGA
- the NKG7 gene encoding protein NKG7, translating to MEPYRSLALLAGTLALVFALVALSTDFWIVAIGPGFSIHSGLWPQGHLVEAFIHVTQSFSILAALNGLMSLGLLVLSYIPSLSAPGRGPRISAIQAFVSALFMLVAMAVYTGYHWRHQHPQIQFFFSWSFYLGWVSVPLWLIAGSLGLVAHSRAPRPGYDQV from the exons ATGGAGCCCTATCGGTCCCTGGCCCTGCTGGCTGGCACCCTGGCCCTGGTCTTTGCCTTGGTTGCTCTGAGCACGGATTTCTGGATCGTGGCCATCGGGCCTGGCTTTTCAATTCACTCGGGCCTCTGGCCGCAGGGGCATCTAGTAGAAG CCTTCATCCACGTGACGCAGTCCTTCAGCATTCTAGCCGCCCTGAATGGCCTGATGTCTCTGGGCCTCCTGGTCTTGTCCTACATCCCCTCACTGTCCGCCCCGGGCCGTGGCCCCCGGATCTCGGCCATCCAAGCCTTTGTTTCAG CCCTCTTCATGCTGGTGGCCATGGCCGTCTACACCGGTTATCACTGGAGACATCAACACCCCCAGATCCAGTTCTTCTTCTCCTGGTCCTTCTACCTGGGCTGGGTTTCAGTTCCTCTCTGGCTCATTGCAG GGAGCCTGGGTCTGGTCGCTCACTCCCGTGCCCCTCGGCCTGGCTACGACCAAGTGTGA